The Silene latifolia isolate original U9 population chromosome Y, ASM4854445v1, whole genome shotgun sequence sequence CTAACCTCTCATCTTTCCCAACATCCCCCACCCTCTTGTTTCTTTCTGGTGGGCAAATTGGACATTTCAGTACCTCCTCCCAGAAACTAACCAAACCTAAAAAGATTCAAAATTGCACCACGTCCTCCTCGCGTTCTCCTCATGTTTTatcttattttttatttattaaatgaaaaaaaaacagaaacaatAAGGAATCCAATCTTACGACTCCTCCGTTTCTCAAGCAACCCCAAAACGCGTCGTTCTATTACCATTTCCCTCCCCTTCTTCTCCCTCCTTCCACCGCCTCCGCCTCCGCCTCTCTCTCTAGGATTCTCATCTCAAATCCTCCATTCTTTCtctctctattttttttttttgaagaattcACCCTCTAAAATTTAATTAGAGGTTAATTAATTCTTCATTTTTTCTATATTTTCATTGGAATATAAATacatgtaattttgttttattttttttgttaatttgttttcGAATTTTCGGAGGCAGAAGATGCCAACGTTCTCAGCAATACAGCTAGATCGATTCCTAGAACCTGGAGCAACGACAAACACAACAACCGCAAAAACGACGTCGTTAGAGAAGAAAAACGAGAATCTTCCTCTAGAAGATGCGTATCCGAAGCTCGAACGGCGCAATACGACGTCGTTGCCGCCATtagaggatttcaaatcatcttCTTCTAGAAGGTTCGACGTTCCGCAGCCGCATCCTCAGCTTCGTCGCCGTAACTCCGTCGCTTCGACGCCTCAATTCAGTCACGCGACAGTACGACCGCCGATAACTCCTGCGTTATACACAACACCGGAGCCGACGCCGTTACCTGTGTCTCCTACGTCATCGTTTCCGCCTTTTTCAccgttcctaattaaccacaagCGCCGTGGTCCGCGCCTCTCAAAGAGCTTTTCAGAACATCGCGTCGTCGACGCCGTCTCGTCGGAGGTCGGGCATACGAGGAGTTTGTCGGAGGAGAATGTTTCGCTGGAGCAAATCGAGGACGCGCTTAATGAGGCGGTTGAGAAAAGCAGTAGTGGTGAGAACGGTGTGGAAAATAGAAAAACGGAGAagatggaagaagaagaggcGAAAGGAGGAGTTGGAAGTGGTTTGGAGAGTGATGATTTCTTTGATCCACAGGAGTCGATGAGCTTTTCGAGCTCGATTGATACGGAGGactgtggtggtgttggtggtgctGAGAGGTCTGCTAAAGCTAATACACCTATGGGAGAGTTTTATGATGCTTGGGAAGGTATactttaatttatttattgtgtTATGTGTATATGtgttaatttgttttattaattgtctactccctccaatcctctattttcttcctctttactttgggcacaagaattaagaaatgaagtattatattgataaaaagttgggtggggtttggtgataggagagagatgaataattaagagttaaataatgaattgtgggccataaatattagagtaaggaataaaataggattaaaagagttgggtgggtggGGTAATAGGAAAGaggtatgaataaaataagagtaaaaagttaccaacaatagaaaggggaagaaaacctgaataaccgttttaggaaatagggaagaatatggtgaattggagggagtattgatTATGTTTGAGCTACGTGTTATGTGGTTTAGATTAAATAATTTGGCCCCACTTGTGTTAAAAAGAACTCAGTAGGGTGTTAATACTCAATTGTACGTCTAGTGGCGGAGCCTGGGATTGAAGATAGGGATAAAAGACGGATTGATAATTTTAGGAAGGCAGCTCTTGTTATCTCCTCGCTCTGCTTAATATGTTGCACTGGCTTGTTTTTGCATAATTCTCTAaaattgtactccctccgtcccggtcatttgtttaccatttccattttagggtgtctcattcatttgtttacctttgtatATTAGGCATGCCTTTGATGAGTTATTTGTTTATCAAATTTCATTATTGTACACTTTTCATCTATTAACACTACCCTCAAATGGTCCCCTCCCCCTTCcttaatctttgtgccaaaagcaaaggtaaacaattgaccgagacgccTGGAGTACTTCATAGTGAATTATTGCCACGAGTCAGTCATTATGAGTCAATAATTCTTATAAATTGGTGATTGGTCAGATACTGAGAAAAGTGGTTTTCTGTACCTCACCGTTTTCATGTGTTCTCCATACTTCAGTGAAGTGTGAGATCAGCCGACAAGGGTGTAATATGAGAGTAAATGGACGGAATGCTGGTTTAGCACTTTAGAATTAGGTATTAGTGCATTTTCACCTATTGAGCCGATGAGAAGTGGTTTTACCATGCATTCTCATTGTCAATGATAATTTATCACTAGCATCATCGCAACTATCAACTGAATATTTTTCTTTGCCGTTTTATTGAATAATAAAGGATTGAATCTGGAGAGCTTAGTTACATTAAGCCAATGCTTTGTTAAAGTTTTATATTCATGCGATCGTATGAGTTCAAGTTTCTCAGATATCCCACTCTTTGAGCTCAGCTTGTCACTAAGTGTACGAGTCTTCAGAATTTTACCATTTTATCGTTGTTGCGATTATAGTTCGACACACTTTTTGGTTTTTAGGTGTGTGCACACGCATGTGGAATGTGTTATGGTGATAATGTGATATTAACAGGTTTCTGTTATTTCTTAATTATTTTAGAACTATCCTCTGATAGCGGGCAGCAATCCACACAACGCTCCTTAAGTGATGTTGAAACTGAACTCCGGGAAATGAGGCTGACCTTGTTGATACAAATTGAAAAACGGAAGCAAGTTGAAGAAACAGTACATAGTATGCAAAGCCAGTGGCAAATGCTGAGAGAGAAGTTGGGGACTGTTGGTGTGATTCTCCCAGCTGATTTAGCTGTTTCAGGAGAGGGAAGTCAATCAGATGTGAGTCTCACTGAAGATATTTGTCGACAAATCCATTTGGCACGTTTTGTTTCAGAATCTATTGGGAGAGGAATTGCTAGAGCTGAAGTTGAGGCAAAGATGGAAGCTCAGCTGGAAGTCAAAAATTTTGAGATTGCTCGTTTATTTGATAGATTGCACTATTACGAGACTATGAATAGGGAGATGTCTCAGATGAACCAAGAAGCTGTTGGTGAGTTTAGTTTTTTTAGTCTTGCTCACTTGTACTTTTTCTTCAAACACTATGTTTGGTGTTGATTGATCTTAGGTGGGCTTAGTTTTTTTCCTTGCCTTGTTACTAGCGGTTGATTAATCTGCATCCCTTTTTATGCCACTGCAACCCACGCCTTTTCTTCTCTTGTCTCCCTTTAATGTCACTGTTTTTATGCTTGAAACATTGTCTGATGCGATTTTTTGTTGTATATTCTGTTACACTGTGTAACTGTGACTGTGTAGTTAGGAAGAggtgttttttttggttttgatgTTTGAAGATTGTCTGCGTTTGTGGCTTGCTTAGTTTGCTGATTCTAGATCCATCAAAACTAACTGATGAAAACAGATATTCTTAGAGCAGTATTAATATTGGTGGGGTGGGATGTCTTCTTGAATAATTTAAATCTCTGTTGTGTAATGAAAATGTTTCAAACA is a genomic window containing:
- the LOC141634533 gene encoding uncharacterized protein LOC141634533, which produces MPTFSAIQLDRFLEPGATTNTTTAKTTSLEKKNENLPLEDAYPKLERRNTTSLPPLEDFKSSSSRRFDVPQPHPQLRRRNSVASTPQFSHATVRPPITPALYTTPEPTPLPVSPTSSFPPFSPFLINHKRRGPRLSKSFSEHRVVDAVSSEVGHTRSLSEENVSLEQIEDALNEAVEKSSSGENGVENRKTEKMEEEEAKGGVGSGLESDDFFDPQESMSFSSSIDTEDCGGVGGAERSAKANTPMGEFYDAWEELSSDSGQQSTQRSLSDVETELREMRLTLLIQIEKRKQVEETVHSMQSQWQMLREKLGTVGVILPADLAVSGEGSQSDVSLTEDICRQIHLARFVSESIGRGIARAEVEAKMEAQLEVKNFEIARLFDRLHYYETMNREMSQMNQEAVEIARRDRHKRRRRQKWVWGSIVTAITLGSAALVWSYLPGGNTPSTLKYADASEPNSNVQ